The nucleotide window AGAACCAGTGGCCGAGTCTGCTGGAGTCGATGAGTTAGGTTCGAGAGGTTGATTAGGCGAGGTCACGCTTAAAGCTGTCGTTACAGGCTAATCAGGTTTTCTGGCTGGTTTTACTTTGTATACCTTCAAGTATTTCTGAAGACATAGAAGTTAGCCAAAAGACATCATATCATGTCCGAGGGGCACGATCTAAATTTTTGTAACTAGATTTTTCTGGTTTATGAGGCGAAGATAGGTATAGTAGCCCTAAGTTTCTTTCTCGATATTATACTTTAGCTAGACTTTGTTGTCTTGTTCAGGTGTGGGTAATTAAAATGGGTGGGGGGGGCTGGCTTTTTTCCCTGTTTTTCAGTCAGAGAAGCGAAAACGCGCAATAAGTAAAGATGCGCTCAAAAAACTTTTTGGGGGTGATCGCTATCGAGAAGCCTCTAATCTTCTTTTGAGGAGAAGAATTTTGACTTAAATTTGGATAAAATTTAAACAGTGTTATTAGACAACATGAAAGCTTTCTATTGTAATAAATGAATTTAAGATTGATTAGTCTTATAACTGGTTTTTGTTGGAGTTTACTGGCTCTTTCTTCTCAAGCTGTCTCGTTATCTTTTGTTTCTTCCTCTGATGAATCTCTCAATTTAGGGTTAATTTCTCAAGTGTCTTCTGATGAACAAATCAGGGAAGATATGTTAATTGAAGGCATGGATAAGGGAATTTTAGGGGATTATCAAGGAGCGATCGAGGATTTTACTGAAGTTATTGATTTATATCCTGATTCAGCAGAAGCTTATTATAATCGAGGAATTGCCTATAGTAAGTTAGGAAATTATGACGCGGCGATCGCTGATTATAATCAAGCCATTTCTCTTAATTCTAATTTAGCTGAGGCTTATGTCGATCGGGCTAAAATTTACTTTCATTTTGGCAATTCATCGAAAGGGTTAAAAGATTTACAACGAGCGGCAGATATATTTAAGCAACAAGGAAATACAATTGCTTACAATCAGACTGTAGAAATGATCCAAAAACTGCAATAAGGCTTTAAGTGTTAACTTTTTCGGCGAGGATGATTATTTTCGCCCATTTTTTGGGAACTATAGTATCACGACAACTAGCAAGTAGTGTTTAAGGGCGATCGCAAAGTGTCTGTCTTCCCTCTCTATTGCTCTGACTTTTCACGGCATCTTAAAAGACAAGAATAGTTAGCGTATGACATTCGAGAAGCATAAATAGACAAGTTAAATCTCGCTATAATGACAAATTCTTGTCATTATAAGCAATGAAAAACCATGACTGTAAAAAAATCTGAAAATGCCTGTTGGTCAAAGTGTAATTTTGGCGATAAAAGGCTGACACAAAGAGCTTTATACATTGGGGACTGTTTACGTTTAAAATATGGTCAAGCTCTTTCAACAGTCTTTAAAAATGCCGGTGATCTTAAAAGAACCTACGAATTTTTAGCCAATCCGAAAACATCTTTTGAAAAAGTTGTGGAACCATCTCATTATCAAACCGCTAAAGAAACGAAAAATTTACCCCTAATATTGTCTATTGGAGATACAACATTTCTCGATTATAAAAACATCAAACTTAAACGAGAAGATTATGGACCTATTGGGAATGGAGGAAATGGGTTAATTCTACATACAAGTTTAGCTGTTGCTCCAGATTCGGGGCAGCCATTAGGCTTATTATGGGAAAAAGTTTGGAAAAGAACTCAGAAAATTAAGAGCGGAAAAAAGGTTAATCGAGCTAAAGTATTTGAAAAAAAAGAATCTTATAAATGGGTAGAAGCTATCCAAAAAGTTTCGAGTATTTTTCAAGAAGTATCGGAAGTTGAACAACCCAAAGTCATTCATATATTTGACAGAGAAGGCGATATTGCCGAGGTTTTTGCCGAGGTGCAAAGAGCCGAAAAATGTAGTTTTTTAGTCAGAGCGGCTCATAATCGAAGTCTTAATGAGGAAGAAAATTATTTGTGGAATTATGTACAAAACCAACCCGTTTCATTTGAACGAGAAATTTCCTTAACTAACAATCATAAAAGAAAGAAAAGAATTGCTCACTTAGAAGTAAGATTTTGTCAGGTAAAACTCCGTTCTCCACAAAGACTAAAAGAAACTAATGGTTTTAAGATTTATGCAGTTTATGCTAAAGAAATTAATCCTCTCGATGGAGAAGAACCCATAAATTGGATGTTACTAACAACTGAAGTTATTGAAAGCCCTGAGTCGGCTAATACGCTTTTACGTTGGTATACCTATCGATGGTTGATTGAGGAATATCATAAAATTCTTAAGTCAGGATGTCAAGTAGAAAGTTATCGATTAGGTGGCAACAGTATGAAAGTTTTATTAGGATTTTTAACGACGATTTCCTCCCATTTATTAAAAATCACTTATCTTCACAGAAATCATCCAGAGCGTTCAGCCACCGAAATTTTAACTTTTTCTCAAATTCAAGTGTTAAAAGCCCTTTCATCATCGAAAAAAGAGGATTTATCAAAAGAAACAATTGGATGGGCAATTGAAGCGATCGCTCGTTTGGGGGGTTATCTCGAGCATCGAAGAAAAACACCTATTGGTATTACAGTTTTATGGAGAGGATGGCTAGAATTAATGTTTTTATGTAAAGGATGGGAATTGAGAGAAGCTCTCTCTTGAGAAGACAGATTAAATAGAATAGCAAATGATTTTATAATTGAAGAACTGGTTCGCGGGCGATATTCGAGAATTATAACAAAAATAAACAGTATTTATGAACAAAAAAGGGGGAAATGGTGGAAAAAACAAGTGCATTAGATTATTATAATAATATTACTAAATTAATCAGCACTTATGAGCAACAAATTAAAGATATCCTAGAATTAGGAGAAGTTGCTCCCCCTGGATGTTGGATTGTCCGCTATCAAGCGAGAGGGCGTAAAACCCATTATTGGTATTATAAATTACATTCAACGGAAAAAATTTTCTCCACTCGTGATCCTGACAAAAAAACCAAATACAAACATTTAGGAAAAGCCGGCAGCCCAGCTTTTTTGGAGGGAGTAGCGAGCGTAGAGCGACGCGCTCATATTGATGGATTATCTAGAGCTATCCAAACCTTGAAGTCTGGATTAATGGATTTATCAGATGAGTCCGAAAAAAATCACAAAAAGTAGAATTTTAGTTCTCGAATGTCACCCGCGAATTATTCTTATACTTAAAAATGCCGTGAAAAGTCAGGATTTAGAAAGCTTATTTGCAGAAACAAATTTTAACAAAATTGTCAGTCATCAATATATAGATAATAATAATGGGGAAGATTGGAAAGAGTTTTTTAAAAAAATAGGTGTTGCTGAAGAAATTAGGATTTTGCATGAACCTCAACCCCAATCCGTTAATTTTCAAAATCGAGTATCCTATTTAAAATTTATTAATGTTATTTCTCAAGGCTTGTTTTATTTAAATTATAATTATAGCTATAAAAACTTATTAGAAATCAAAGATTTTTTAGACTATTGTATAAATCCCTGTTACTCTACAAAATTTTGGCAATATATTATTCAAAGTTTGAAAAGATTTGATTTGACTCAAAAAGCTACAATATGGATTAAAAATCAAGCTCGCGAAGTTCCAAACTTTTTTGAATTTGATGTTAAAACTAATCCATCAATTCCTTGCACTGATAATAAATGTCGTAAACCATCAGAAGTTTATTCTTACTCTCTACAGTCTTATCTAAAAAATTCTGATTTACCTGTATCTTCTATAGATTTTCCTGAAAAAATAGAAAGTTTTTTAGGTTTAAAACGTTTACTAGATCTAGAAAATTGTTTAATGCTTCTAGAACAAATAGCTAATAACTATTATTTCAGTAAAGACACTAAACAATTGTATTTTATTTATGAGCAATTAAACAATCTGATTGAAAATAATCCTCATGAAGAATTTTCTATAGATTTAGAGTCTATACAATTACTAGCTTGTGATGATTTATTTCATCCTATTAGCGAGTTGTATTATATTGCTCCTGAACTCAACTTACCCTCTAAGCGAAATCCTAACCTAGTAAAATTTCCTGAAATTGACAGAAAAAGCTTTAATTTTGCAAAAATATTATCGGCTTTTGGCATCAAAAAAATCAGTCTAGATGATATAAAAATAAATTATAATTCAGAAAATCATTGTAGTGTTTTACCAAAATTAATACAAGAAAGAGCCTCTTGTATTAGCGTTTATTTAACTTCCTCTTCCTACGATAAACAATACTGGATTAATAAGATTATTCAGAGACTTGAAAATCTAACAATTTATCGAGTCGAAAAGTTATCTTATTATTCTTCAAATATTGACTATGAAGAACCTATTTACAACTTTTATGATGAGCAGTCTAACACAATCTACTATGTGGGAGAGTGGAACAGTAGAAGAAATTCAAAACTAGGAAATTATTTAATTAAAGCATTGGGTTTAAATTACCGTGAAATAACCGGAGAACGGTTATTAGATTTCTTAGACAACTCTATGGAAGAAATCGTTTTATATCTACAAGATAGCGGTTGTGATGTCACAGGACTATTACCCGATAATCAAATAGAAAATAAATCTGAAAAGACTTTTTCATTCTTAGGAGATAATAGCTTATCTCTTACTCTACCTACTTATTATCAAGGTACTGGTAATAATGCCGAATACTGGGGAAATTTTGGAGAAGATAAAGCAATACAGTTTTATCAAGCTCTTGGTTATGAAGTTAGCAATGTTAGTAACCAACCTCAAAAAGGCTATGATTTGGAATGTATCAAGGATGGACAGGAAATTTTCGTCGAGGTAAAAACAATATCTTCTAGTAATGAAGTAATTCGCATTACTATCAATGAATGGCGATGTATGTGTCACGGGGAAAATCAACAAAAGTATGAATTATTTATTGTTGTTCATCAAGGAAAATCTATAGAAAAATATATCCAAGTTAAATCAGTTTGGGTTACTCTCCAAGAAATTTTATCTAAATTAGATCAGCAGGAACTTACTTCTAGTACATATAACAGTGAGAGTGTTGAATTTTTGATTGGTTTTCAACGTAACTCGAAGAATCAATTAAATGAAGTGCTTATTAATTGGAAAAGATTATTTGATAAAGGATTTCATGGTAGTGAAAAAATACAATATTATCTAGAGCAATAATCGCTTTTTTCTCATCTTCATTTTTATTTTTAACTAACAGCAAAATCAGTAAATGGGCGTTTATAGGGTGCTTGAAAGCCTAAAACAATCTTGTCTTTAGGAACGCCAGCGGCCACTAATTCATCAGCTATACCAATTTCTGTTCCGTGTCTTTGAATCCAAATTTTATTATCTTTTATATCAACATGAATGATGATTTCAAATACTCTTTTTTGGTCTTCCCATCCAATATTTAACACTTGATAATGATGACGTTCGGTATCAAATAAAAGTTGTATTTCTGTCTCATTAGTAAAATCATTTGCAGAATGATTAGCTAATATATTTTGAATTAACTGGCAGTAATTTATTCCTTCCATCTTAACTAAGTTAAAGCATTAGCATTATGAAAGACATCTTTAGTATGGGGTAATGTTGGGTTTCGTTCCTCAACCCAACCTACATATTTAATGAGTAGGAGTTAAAATAAGTAATTGTCGATCTTGAAGCGATCGCACTTCATCTAATTCTAGTTTAACCCCTTGCAATATCTCCCCTACGGTTAACTTTCCATCACAAGTTTGTAAAAACTGAAATTCTGTTTCAGTCAAGGTAACGGGTTGATACTCATAATCTAAAAAACTGCTACTCGGCCACCCATACATACAGGGATGAACTTCACCAATAGCAGATAAAAGGGTTTCATCTTTTGACCAATCTATTTTATCAATCGGCGGTTTTCCTAAGAAAAATTCATAGTGAGTAATTTCTGGATCAAGAAGTTCTACTAGACGATATTTTTCTCGTTCACTTAAATTTTTAGCTCTTTCTATTAACTCTGGAGATTTCCCAATTAACCGTTCTAATTCCCAATATTTAGGGTTAGAAAAGCCAATAAATTCTAATCCAGATGCTTCTATTAACTCGAATAAAGTCTCTACATTATAATCAATTTCTTGGGGATGAACATACATATCCGCAAAGGATTCATCTCGATGATTTTCTAATGACCATCGTTCTTTTTCTCTCTTGACAATTCGGTTATTTTCTGGTAATGAACTGAAGATTTGACGACCGACAAAAACCCCATCTTGATAGTTACCCCGTTTATTCCCTTGTAAAAGGGCGATCGCTCTTTGCATCAGTTGAATTTCCCAGCGTCCTATTTCAGAATAGACAAAGATGTGCATGATTCCGCCGGGGGCTAATTTAGAAGCTAATGCTTGAATTCCCTTGACTGGATCGGGTAAATGGTGTAAGACTCCCACACAATTGATTAAATCAAATTCTCCTGGGAGTTGGGAAGCCTCTTCTAGTTTAAGATGGTGAAATGATACTGATGCTTCATGTTTAGCGGATACCCCCGAACGACGACTCCGTTCTTGTGCAATTTCCAAAGCTTTCTCACTTAAATCTATCCCGACGATTTCTGCTTGAGGGTTAAGGAGGATTAAATATTCTGTTCCTACTCCTGTCCCACACCCGGCATCTAAAATACGGATATTTTCTCGACTGGGTTTTTGTCGGGTACAGAAATTATAGGCGGCGATCCAATTCCAACGCCAGTTATAACCGGGAGGGGGTTCATCTAAAAGAGGTTCTGGAGGGAAAGGATAAGTATTGTAGAGGGTTTGAACAGCAGTCCTAGTGGCAGATTCGTCGGTCATGTTTAGGCTGTGATGAGAACAAATGAGAGCAATAATAATCGCTTTGCCTATTGTACGATCATGAGTCGTCATTTGACTTATTTATTGAGGCGTGGAGGGGGAAGAGGGGGGAGGGTGGGGAGTGGGGGGAGAGGGGGGAGGGTTTATTTCTACTCTTGATGATATAAAAATTCAATGGGTTTTAGCTTAATCAAATTTATTTCATCAGGAATATTGACAAAAAACCTTGTTTGAGATAAATCCAAAAAATCTAAATATTTAAGATGTTCGACAATGTCTAACCTTAGAGACAAAAAGATGATAGTCTAAATTTAAATAGCAATCGCTATGCTTTTACAGCCAGCGTGAATACAACTACTAGATGCTTTTGAGTCTGCCTGAAATTTTGGGATAGACTGTATAAAAAACTTAACAAAACCTCTCAGGAGGCACAAAACGTTTTAATCTAGATGCTGACTGATTTTTAAATCATCTGCTTTGAAAAGATGTCAAGGGTGCTTGGGGTAAACGAAGGGAAAACCAGAGCGAACCCTTTCCCCTAGGCTAAGGATATGATTGTATTTGTCAATGGGAGATAATTAAAATCCAATGAGTGTTAAGGCAAGTGGTGGAAGCTCGTTAGCACGACCCCAACTATACCAGACTGTACCAGTCTCTGCCATTACCCAAGCAGAACAACAAGATCGCTTTCTGGAAAAGGCAGAACTCAATGAGTTGGTCGCCTATTTCCGTTCTGGAAACAAACGGATAGAAATCGCACAGACGTTAACCAATAACTCCGATCTGATCGTTTCCCGTGCTGCTAATCGGATCTTCACGGGTGGATCACCGATGTCATACCTGGAAAAGCCCGTAGAAGCACCCGAGCCAATGTTAGCTATGGCCGCGGCGGGAACACAACCAGTAAGAGATTTAGGCACTGTCACCTATGTTGAAGGTGGTGGCGGTGGGAGTGGATTATTTGGGGGTTTGCGTTCTATTTTTACCTCCAGTGGCCCTATTCCTCCGGGTTTTCGTCCGATCAATGTTTCCCGCTATGGCCCTAGCAATATGCAGAAGTCTCTGCGGGATTTATCTTGGTTCTTGCGCTATCTAACCTATGCGATCGTCGCCGGAGATCCTAATATTATCGTGGTCAATACGCGCGGACTACGGGAAGTGATCGAAAATGCTTGCTCGACTGATGCGACTTTGGTTGCTTTACAGGAAATGCGAGCTTCATCGATCGAATATTTCCGCCGGGATGAAGAAGCGAAAGGGATTGTTACTCAATACTTCGATATCCTGATTAATGAATTTAAAGCTCCAACTCCGGCGAATAAACTCCGTCAGCGTCCTTCTTCGGATCAACAGGGGTTAGAACTGCCTCAAAGTTATTACAATGCGGCAGAAAAACGGCAAAAATTTGTGATGAAGCCGGGATTATCTGAGACTGAGAAAAACTCTGTCATTAAGGCGGCTTACCGGCAAATTTTTGAAAGAGATATCATTCGCGCTTATAGTCAATCCATTTCTTACCTAGAATCTCAGGTTAAGAATGGGGACATTTCCATGAAGGAGTTTGTTCGCCGTTTGGCTAAATCTCCTTTGTATCGGAAACAATTTTTTGAACCGTTTATCAATAGTCGTGCCTTAGAATTGGCTTTCCGTCATATTTTAGGTCGCGGACCCAGTTCTCGGGAAGAAGTTCAAAAATATTTCTCGATCGTCTCGCAAGGGGGATTATCTGCCTTAGTTGATGCTTTGGTAGATTCTCAGGAATATTCCGACTACTTCGGAGAAGAAACTGTGCCCTATCTACGGGGACTCGGTTTAGAAGCGCAAGAGTGTCGCAATTGGGGAATGCAGCAAGATCTGTTTAATTACAGCGCTCCGTTCCGGAAAGTTCCTCAGTTTATCACTACTTTTGCTCAATATAACCGTCCTTTACCGGATCAGCACGTTTACGGGTCGGGAAATGATCCTCTAGAAATTCAATTCGGGGCAATTTTCCCGAAAGAAACCCGTAATCCTAGCTCTAGTCCGGCTCCCTTTAGTAAAGATACCCGTCGGATTTTAATTCACCGAGGCGCAGGAATTAACAACCAGGTGAGTAATCCTGGGGCGCGAGGAGAGTTTCCGGGGTCTTTAGGGCCTAAAGTATTCCGCTTGAATAATGAACTCCCCGGCAGCAGCAACGGAACGAGTGTTAAATTTGGGGAAAGTTCGACCCAAGCCCTAATTTTAGCGGCTTACCGTCAGGTTTTTGGACGAATGCCTTATGAAGGTCAGCGTCTCTCTGTCCCTGAAATTAAGCTAGAAAACGGAGATATTACGGTTCGGGAATTTATCAAGCTTTTGGCTAAGTCTGAAACGTTCCGTAAGCTGTACTGGACTCCTTTCTATGTGGTTAAAGCGATCGAGTATATTCACCGTCGTCTGTTAGGTCGTCCGACCTATGGTCGTCAGGAAATGAATCAATACTTTGATATTTGCGCCAAGAAGGGTTTTTATGCTCTGATTGATGCCATTATTGATTCTCCTGAGTATACTGAAGCCTTTGGGGAAGATACCGTTCCCTATGAGCGTTATTTAACTCCCGCAGGAATGCAATTACGGATGGCGCGTCCTGGTTCTATTCGGGAAGAAATCGGTCGTCGGGTTGAGAAAGAAGTTACTCCTCGGTTTGTGGAATTGGGTCAAGTTTCACAAATACGTACTGAACCTGATATCAAATCACGCATTAATCAAGGGGTTAATTCTATCCGCGCTCAAAGTAAAGTCTTTAAACTGCTTTCTAATTTGGATAAAGTGGCGGTTCAAAACACAGTTAAAGCCGCTTACCGTCAAATTTTTGAGCGAGATCTCGATCCTTATATTATTCAAGCAGAATTTACCGCTCTTGAAAGTAAACTCAGTAACGCAGAAATTACGGTTAAAGAGTTTATTGAAGGGTTAGGCTGTTCTGACCTTTATGTTAAGGAGTTTTATGCTCCCTATCCTAATACAAAAGTGATTGAGTTAGGAACTAAGCACTTTTTAGGTCGTGCGCCTCTGAATCAAAAAGAAATTCAGAAGTATAACCAAATTTTAGCAACCCAAGGTATTCGTGCCTTTATTGGGGCAATGGTTAACTGTATGGAGTATCTCCAAGTGTTCGGAGAAGATACTGTTCCTTATCGTCGTTTCCCCACTTTACCGGCGGCTAATTTCCCCAATACGGAACGGTTATACAATAAGCTCACCAAACAAGATAATGAGTTAGTTGTTCCTAGTTTTAAACCGGTTGTTAAAGTCGGCGGATAAGTCGAATTTTTAACGATTTAATCGTAGAGACGTGAAGCGATCGCGTCTCTATTTTATTGCAATTTGTAGGGTGGGCACTGCCCACCTTTTTCGTTAGCAGTAAACACTTCGACAGGATCAGTGCATCGCAGTGAATAGTTAAGTAGGTGAGTATAAATAAACCAACAATAAAAAAATAATTAAAAGTTGTGCTAGTCCTTGACCAGACAGGGCTAAAGCCCTACTACGAACAAAATTTATTTTACACTTAATTATGACCCCCTACTTATTATTTTATTTTTGGAGGAGTAAAAATTTATTGTTTAACTTCTCTATAAATTTAGCTAAAGAACTAATCACTGTTAACTGTTAACTGTTAACTAAAAAGGTGGGCAGTGCCCACCCTACAAATAAAGGCTAAAGCTCAGGATCTATCCCTAATTCTCGTAATTTAGTGGCTAATTTTTCGGCTTTTTGTTCGGCAAGTTCGGCGCGTTGGCGTTCAGTTTCTGCACGTTGACGTTCAGTTTCTGCGCGTTGGCGTTCAGTTTCTGCGCGTTGGCGTTCAGTTTCTGCACGTTGGCGTTCTTGCTCTAAAGCTTCCCTCAATTCATCAGGAATGAGTAATTTTTCTCCTGTATCTTCCCGATAAAATGCTAATCGTTTTCCTTCGACTCTCAAGGTTAAACCTAAAGGTTCGCTACGATACTCATTAATTAACTGGTATTCTTCTCCTTCTAGACGATATCCTTGGAGTTTATGGGCGATCCATTCTCCTGTAGGGTCAAATAACCAATATTCTTTCACTCCTAACTGTTCATAGAGCGTCTTTTTAAAAACTTTATCGTGTTCTTGAGTGCTTTTAGAAGTCATTTCAAAAATGACAACGGGAACTTGTTGTTCTTGCCAAATTTTATAATTATCTCTCCCACCGGGTTCAACATCAAAAATCACCATCACATCCGGAGCTACTCTTAAAGCTGGAAACCCTTGGGAATAATACAAAAATTGATCGGCTAAAACGGTTGCCTGACGACCACTTAGATAAGCTCTAAGCATTTCTAGAGTTGTCAGAATAGCATATAGGTGATCATAGGTTTCGGCCAAGGGTTCACCATCCTCGCTCGGATAAAAAATTTCCGTTTCTTGGGGAGTTGAAAAAATAGCTGTCATTGTTCAACAACTCCTGAGATTAGTTAATAGTTTTATTATAGGCGATCGCTCTCTAAAAAAGGATTATTTTTTTGATAATTAAATTAATCACTAATAGTTTTAAAGTCAAAAATATTGAAAATTAATTTTTTAAAAATACTCGGATCTTTTTAGTTAAATAATATAGTTTTTGAGGGAGATGAGGACTCAATGTCATCAAATCATGATAAAAATTTCAGGGGATGGATGTCTCTGTCAAATAGATCATTTGTATGTAAAAAACTCAAATCTGAAGAGAAATGTTAAAAAGTATTAAGAAATTACAACGAAAGTGAACGCAATGCCAGAGAATAATTGGGGTTAGGTTGCGACTGAAAGCCCGTCTGAGTACCAAGGAAATCACTAAACATAATTCTGACATTTTGTCAAGAATTAAGTGGTGAAAAAAAAATTGGATACAAAGCATCCATTGGCAACCATTTTGGTTTAAGATGTCAGCTTAACTACATCTAGTTTCTTATTCATCTAAATTAGTCTCACTTATTTGGGAGGAATCCATAAATGAGTATCGTCACGAAATCAATCGTGAATGCGGATGCAGAAGCCCGCTATTTAAGCCCTGGTGAACTCGATAGAATTAAATCTTTTGTCACCAGTGGCGCAAGCCGTCTCAGAATCGCTGAAACCTTAACTGGTGCGCGTGAAACCATCATTAAGCAAGCCGGCGATCGCTTATTCCAAAAGCGTCCTGACATCGTTTCTCCTGGTGGAAACGCTTATGGCGAAGAAATGACAGCTACTTGCCTTCGTGACATGGACTACTATCTACGTCTAATCACTTATGGTGTAGTTGCTGGCGACGTAACCCCCATTGAAGAAATTGGGTTAGTTGGAGTTCGGGAAATGTACAAATCTCTCGGAACCGACATCGGCGCAGTTGCTCAGAGCGTTCGTGAAATGAAAGAAGTTGCTACAGGATTAATGTCTGCTCAAGACGCTGCTGAAGCAGGTTCTTACTTCGATTATGTTATCGGAGCAATGCAGTAGAAGACTAATTGCCTCTCTAGTTGGACAATAGTCATTATTTGCATTTGATTCTTAAGGAAGTTTAAGACTAGGCAAGATTTAAGGAAGCATAATTATGCAAGACGCAATTACCTCTGTAATCAATTCTGCTGACGTTCAAGGAAAGTACCTTGATGGGTCTGCCATGGACAAGCTCAAGAGCTATTTCTCTACTGGCGAACTGAGAGTTCGTGCTGCTAGTGTAATTAGCGCTAATGCGGCTCAAATCGTTAAAGAAGCTGTAGCTAAGTCCTTACTGTACTCTGACGTTACCCGTCCCGGTGGAAATATGTACACCACCCGTCGCTATGCTGCTTGCATCCGCGACTTAGACTACTATCTCCGTTATGCTACCTATGCTATGTTAGCTGGCGATCCTTCCATCTTAGATGAGCGGGTTCTCAACGGATTAAAAGAAACCTACAACTCTTTAGGAGTTCCTATTTCTTCTACCGTTCAAGCTATCCAAGCGATGAAAGAAGTTACCGCTAGCTTAGTCGGTGCTGACGCTGGTAAAGAAATGGGTGTTTACTTTGACTACATTTGCTCTGGCTTAAGCTAGAACAGCTATTGCGGGCAACTGAGTAATCGTTGTCTTATGAGGTTCGGGAAGTCGAGGGTGAGTGCTAGCTCTTTAAAGGCTGATTGAGATCGATGATCGGTTTTGATGATCTAGTATTGACTCGTGACTCCCGACCTTTGCTATAAGTAAAGTCGCTCCAAGATTGTCATTGAGATTTAAATTTAAAAGCTGGACTCAGGAGAATATAAACGATGCGGATGTTTAAAATAACCGCTTGTGTACCTAGCCAAACTAGAATTCGGACACAACGGGAATTGCAAAATACTTACTTTACTAAATTAGTTCCCTATGACAATTGGTTCCGCGAACAGCAGCGAATCATGAAAATGGGCGGTAAGATTGTCAAGGTTCAGTTAGCTACCGGTAAGCCCGGAACCAATACTGGTTTACTGTAACTGGTTTAACTTATGTCTTACTCATCAAAAGGAGGTCAATAGCGGCCTCTTTTTGCTGTTTTTGAGGTTGTGTTTGGTGTGGGTGTGCCAGTAAGCGGTGAGAATTTGGGGGTTAGGAAGTCCATTGAGACAAACGACTCTCAATCCTCTGAGAACGTCTTTAAAAGGAAAATAAGGGGTTTTCGATAGGGTGCGATCGGTAAGAGTAAAGATTATCGCGCCTTTATTATAATGTTTACGACCATAGAGCAAAGTAATTTTAATCATATCGTTATTAATTGCCCGTTGTTGTTGGCGGCGTTGGAGATGATTTTGGTCTTTTTGGCGCTTGGCGGGTTGTAATTTTCCGATTTTGTTTTGGTTGATGTCTTGTTGAAGGATAAGACTGATTTGTTTTTTGCTGTTCATTGGGGTTTTCCTCTGGGTTTGATAACTTGAGGATATTCAGAAAAGCAAGGGTTTTCAAGCTTAGTTCGGTTCAGAAAAAGTGACCCTATCTGACCTTGTTTGAGAGAGTGAGACATCATTAAATTAGCAATATGACCTCTCCCCCAACCCCTCTCCTACGAGGAGAGGGGAGTAAAGTCTAAAGTGGGTATCACAACCACAAGGATGTTACTGGGGTAAATTTTTTGGGAACTATAACAGTAGGATGTTTCTAATGATGCAAGTTATGAGTCAATCAAATAGTCGG belongs to Gloeothece citriformis PCC 7424 and includes:
- a CDS encoding DUF3883 domain-containing protein, which gives rise to MSPKKITKSRILVLECHPRIILILKNAVKSQDLESLFAETNFNKIVSHQYIDNNNGEDWKEFFKKIGVAEEIRILHEPQPQSVNFQNRVSYLKFINVISQGLFYLNYNYSYKNLLEIKDFLDYCINPCYSTKFWQYIIQSLKRFDLTQKATIWIKNQAREVPNFFEFDVKTNPSIPCTDNKCRKPSEVYSYSLQSYLKNSDLPVSSIDFPEKIESFLGLKRLLDLENCLMLLEQIANNYYFSKDTKQLYFIYEQLNNLIENNPHEEFSIDLESIQLLACDDLFHPISELYYIAPELNLPSKRNPNLVKFPEIDRKSFNFAKILSAFGIKKISLDDIKINYNSENHCSVLPKLIQERASCISVYLTSSSYDKQYWINKIIQRLENLTIYRVEKLSYYSSNIDYEEPIYNFYDEQSNTIYYVGEWNSRRNSKLGNYLIKALGLNYREITGERLLDFLDNSMEEIVLYLQDSGCDVTGLLPDNQIENKSEKTFSFLGDNSLSLTLPTYYQGTGNNAEYWGNFGEDKAIQFYQALGYEVSNVSNQPQKGYDLECIKDGQEIFVEVKTISSSNEVIRITINEWRCMCHGENQQKYELFIVVHQGKSIEKYIQVKSVWVTLQEILSKLDQQELTSSTYNSESVEFLIGFQRNSKNQLNEVLINWKRLFDKGFHGSEKIQYYLEQ
- a CDS encoding class I SAM-dependent methyltransferase, with translation MTDESATRTAVQTLYNTYPFPPEPLLDEPPPGYNWRWNWIAAYNFCTRQKPSRENIRILDAGCGTGVGTEYLILLNPQAEIVGIDLSEKALEIAQERSRRSGVSAKHEASVSFHHLKLEEASQLPGEFDLINCVGVLHHLPDPVKGIQALASKLAPGGIMHIFVYSEIGRWEIQLMQRAIALLQGNKRGNYQDGVFVGRQIFSSLPENNRIVKREKERWSLENHRDESFADMYVHPQEIDYNVETLFELIEASGLEFIGFSNPKYWELERLIGKSPELIERAKNLSEREKYRLVELLDPEITHYEFFLGKPPIDKIDWSKDETLLSAIGEVHPCMYGWPSSSFLDYEYQPVTLTETEFQFLQTCDGKLTVGEILQGVKLELDEVRSLQDRQLLILTPTH
- a CDS encoding XisI protein, which produces MEGINYCQLIQNILANHSANDFTNETEIQLLFDTERHHYQVLNIGWEDQKRVFEIIIHVDIKDNKIWIQRHGTEIGIADELVAAGVPKDKIVLGFQAPYKRPFTDFAVS
- a CDS encoding tetratricopeptide repeat protein, yielding MNLRLISLITGFCWSLLALSSQAVSLSFVSSSDESLNLGLISQVSSDEQIREDMLIEGMDKGILGDYQGAIEDFTEVIDLYPDSAEAYYNRGIAYSKLGNYDAAIADYNQAISLNSNLAEAYVDRAKIYFHFGNSSKGLKDLQRAADIFKQQGNTIAYNQTVEMIQKLQ
- a CDS encoding IS4 family transposase; translated protein: MTVKKSENACWSKCNFGDKRLTQRALYIGDCLRLKYGQALSTVFKNAGDLKRTYEFLANPKTSFEKVVEPSHYQTAKETKNLPLILSIGDTTFLDYKNIKLKREDYGPIGNGGNGLILHTSLAVAPDSGQPLGLLWEKVWKRTQKIKSGKKVNRAKVFEKKESYKWVEAIQKVSSIFQEVSEVEQPKVIHIFDREGDIAEVFAEVQRAEKCSFLVRAAHNRSLNEEENYLWNYVQNQPVSFEREISLTNNHKRKKRIAHLEVRFCQVKLRSPQRLKETNGFKIYAVYAKEINPLDGEEPINWMLLTTEVIESPESANTLLRWYTYRWLIEEYHKILKSGCQVESYRLGGNSMKVLLGFLTTISSHLLKITYLHRNHPERSATEILTFSQIQVLKALSSSKKEDLSKETIGWAIEAIARLGGYLEHRRKTPIGITVLWRGWLELMFLCKGWELREALS